The Agelaius phoeniceus isolate bAgePho1 chromosome 26, bAgePho1.hap1, whole genome shotgun sequence genome has a window encoding:
- the MSL1 gene encoding male-specific lethal 1 homolog has protein sequence MRSTAFRGGGRRRPEGAGGEEEEEEGEEGEEGPAPPARRPRAPPPLGAHTGRGCGVAERERSGAAAGPAAGGGRAAAGDAGGLPGEAAAAGPGAGPGPGAGPAEPGKRRPAARAAMGAGGGSPGQAACLRQILLLQLDLIEQQQQQLQAKERQIEELRAERDTLLARIERMERRVQLVKKDSEREKHRIFQGFEVDEKPEAEACEKLPLECPQELLEPPPTLQPKHFPYGRNGKGHKRKPTFGSTERKTPVKKLVSEFSKVKSKTPKHSPGKEESGGSLAETVCKRELRSQETPEKTRSLLETPLRASAPPKGPGTHPKEKSFVSEADDLPYLSTTEMYLCRWHQPPPSPLPLREPSPKKEETVAIPSWRDHVVEPLRDPNPSDLLENLDDSVFSKRHAKLELDEKRRKRWDIQRIREQRILQRLQLRMYKRKGIQESEPEVTSFFPEPDDVESLLITPYLPVVAFGRPLPKLTPQNFELPWLDERSRCRLEVQKKQTPHRTCRK, from the exons ATGCGGTCCACGGCGTTCcgggggggcgggcggcggcggcccgagggggcgggcggggaggaggaggaggaggagggggaggagggggaggaaggccccgctccgccggcccggcggccccgggccccgccgccgctgGGGGCACACACGGGCCGCGGCTGCGGGGTGGCGGagcgggagcggagcggggccgcggcggggccggcggccggcgGGGGCAGGGCCGCGGCGGGGGATGCGGGCGGGCTGcccggggaggcggcggcggcggggccgggagcggggccggggccgggagcggggcccgCGGAGCCGGGGAAGCGGCGGCCCGCGGCCCGCGCAGCGATGGGCGCCGGCGGAGGGTCGCCCGGGCAGGCCGCCTGCCTGCGGCagatcctgctgctccagctggaccTGAtcgagcagcagcagcagcagctgcaggccaaGGAGCGGCAGATCGAGGAGCTCCGGGCCGAGCGCGACACG ctcctggCGCGCATCGAGCGCATGGAAAGGCGGgtgcagctggtgaagaaggacAGCGAGCGGGAGAAGCACCGCATCTTCCAGGGCTTTGAGGTGGATGAGAAGCCTGAGGCAGAggcctgtgagaagctgcctCTGGagtgtccccaggagctgctggagcctccCCCGACCCTGCAGCCCAAGCACTTCCCCTACGGCAGGAACGGGAAGGGGCATAAAAG GAAGCCAACATTTGGGAGCACAGAGAGGAAGACGCCTGTGAAAAAACTAGTGTCAGAATTCTCCAAAGTGAAGAGTAAAACTCCAAAACACTCCCCGGGGAAGGAGGAATCGGGCGGCTCCTTGGCTGAAACTGTTTGTAAACGAGAACTGCGGAGCCAAGAGACTCCGGAAAAAACCCGCTCGCTCCTGGAGACCCCACTGAGAGCATCAGCCCCACCCAAGGGTCCTGGCACTCACCCCAAGGAGAAAAGCTTTGTCAGTGAGGCCGACGACCTGCCCTACCTGTCCACCACAGAAATGTACCTGTGCCGCTGGCACCAGCCGCCCCCGTCGCCGCTGCCACTGCGGGAGCCTTCCCCCAAAAAGGAGGAGACTGTAGCAA TTCCGTCTTGGAGGGACCATGTCGTGGAGCCCCTGAGAGACCCCAACCCCTCGGACCTCCTGGAG AACCTGGACGACAGCGTCTTCTCCAAACGGCATGCAAAGCTGGAGCTGGATGAGAAACGAAGGAAAAG GTGGGACATCCAGCGGATCAGGGAACAGAGAATCCTACAGCGGCTGCAGCTCCGAATGTACAAAAGGAAAGGGATTCAGGAGTCGGAACCTGAAGTTACCTCATTTTTCCCTGAGCCAGATGATG TGGAAAGTTTGCTCATCACCCCTTACCTGCCCGTTGTCGCCTTTGGCCGGCCCTTGCCCAAACTGACCCCACA gaACTTcgagctgccctggctggacgagcgcagccgctgccggcTGGAGGTGCAGAAGAAGCAGACACCACACCGGACCTGTCGGAAATAA
- the NR1D1 gene encoding nuclear receptor subfamily 1 group D member 1, with amino-acid sequence MVPCQVTDVSSTAPKRPQCRDTAAPGGPQRGDRAVLPDGAPRVPRCGYRCRSRSPRGPSGGPGAGVPAEPGLPSGGAGPGPPAESVSLGHEAVPGNHMGEAAAPRAAQCAAAAGAGGGGAGGGRTTARTGRRRGTARRGSAPGGSRGRDRMAAPEAGSTGGVISYVGSSGASPTRTSPVSLCSDSSNGSSQSGSQPFPTYFPPSPTGSLQDSRAYGGATLAPHEDGSPSSSSSSSSSSSSSSFSSSVNFPGVQPVPADERRRSSPSKAGSTVTKLNGMVLLCKVCGDVASGFHYGVHACEGCKGFFRRSIQQNIQYKKCLKNENCSIVRINRNRCQQCRFKKCLLVGMSRDAVRFGRIPKREKQRMLAEMQSAMGGMASAPPPMPGPGEGPAAGGGHAAPPGPPPLAPPACFSQFPQQLTPPRSPSPGGATEDVIAQVAKAHKEIFIYAHDKLGPPPACDSGLLRWDAPPAWAPGPPEPRLCPAAYPEPPAPRGCPWPRGPKDVLPACPMNSHVPGRSGRSVQEIWEDFSLSFTPAVREVVEFAKHIPGFQALSQHDQVTLLKAGTFEVLMVRFASLFDVKEQTVTFMSRTRYGLEELWAMGMGDLLGAMFDFSEKLSALELSDEELGLFTAVVLVSADRSGMEDTASVEQLQETLLRALRALVLKTRPAETSRFTKLLLKLPDLRTLNNLHSEKLLSFRIDAQ; translated from the exons ATGGTGCCGTGCCAGGTGACAGATGTGTCAAGTACTGCACCCAAGCGTCCGCAGTGCAGGGACACCGCTGCGCCCGGGGGTCCCCAGCGCGGGGACCGTGCTGTGCTGCCCGACGGGGCACCCCGTGTCCCCCGGTGCGGCTACCGGTGCCGGTCCCGCTCCCCGCGGGGTCCGTCAGGCGGCCCCGGTGCGGGGGTCCccgccgagcccgggctccccagcggcggcgcggggccggggccgccggcGGAAAGTGTGTCACTGGGGCACGAGGCTGTCCCCGGGAATCACAtgggggaggcggcggcgccgcgtGCGGCCCAGTGCGCAGCCGCGGCCGgtgcggggggcggcggggcgggcggcgggcgcaCAACAGCCCGCACCGGGCGGCGGCGCGGCACGGCTCGGCGCGGCTCCGCTCCGGGAGGCTCACGGGGCCGGGACAGGATGGCGGCCCCCGAGGCCGGCAGCACAG GTGGGGTGATCAGCTACGTGGGCTCCAGCGGCGCCTCTCCCACCCGCACCAGCCCCGTGTCCCTCTGCAGCGACAGCTCCAACGGGAGCTCCCAGTCGGGCTCGCAGCCCTTCCCCACCTACTTCCCACCGTCGCCCACCGGCTCCCTCCAGGATTCCCGCGCCTATGGCGGAGCCACGCTGGCCCCCCATGAAGACggctccccttcctcctcctcgtcatcctcttcctcctcctcctcttcctcgtTCAGTTCCTCGGTGAATTTCCCCGGGGTGCAGCCGGTCCCCGCGGACGAGCGGCGCCGCAGCTCGCCGAGCAAAGCCGGCAGCACCGTCACCA AGCTGAACGGGATGGTGCTGCTCTGCAAAGTCTGCGGGGACGTCGCCTCCGGCTTCCACTACGGCGTCCACGCCTGCGAGGGCTGCAAG GGCTTCTTCCGCCGCAGCATCCAGCAGAACATCCAGTACAAGAAGTGCCTCAAGAACGAGAATTGCTCTATCGTCCGCATCAACCGCAACCGCTGCCAGCAATGCCGCTTCAAGAAGTGCCTGCTGGTCGGCATGTCCCGTGATG CCGTGCGCTTCGGGCGCATCCCCAAGCGGGAGAAGCAGCGGATGCTAGCGGAGATGCAGAGCGCCATGGGCGGCATGGCCAGCGCCCCACCGCCGATGCCGGGGCCCGGCGAGGGTCCCGCCGCGGGCGGGGGGCACGCAGCGCCCCCCGGCCCCCCGCCGCTCGCCCCCCCCGCCTGCttctcccagttcccccagcaGCTGACGCCGCCCCGCTCGCCCAGCCCCGGCGGGGCCACCGAGGATGTCATCGCGCAGGTGGCCAAGGCGCACAAGGAGATCTTCATCTACGCGCACGACAAGCTGGGACCCCCTCCCGCCTGCGACAGCGGCCTCCTGCGCTGGGACGCGCCCCCCGCCTGGGCCCCCGgtccccccgagccccggctGTGCCCCGCCGCCTACCccgagcccccggccccgcgggggtGCCCCTGGCCCCGCGGCCCCAAGGACGTCCTGCCG GCGTGCCCCATGAACAGCCACGTGCCCGGGCGCAGCGGGCGCTCCGTGCAGGAGATCTGGGAGGATTTCTCCCTCAGCTTCACCCCCGCCGTCCGCGAGGTCGTGGAGTTCGCCAAGCACATTCCCGGCTTCCAGGCGCTCTCCCAGCACGACCAGGTCACCTTGCTCAAGGCTGGCACCTTTGAG GTGCTGATGGTTCGTTTTGCGTCGCTCTTCGACGTGAAGGAGCAGACGGTGACGTTCATGAGCCGCACGCGGTAcgggctggaggagctgtgggCCATGGGCATGGGAGACCTGCTGGGGGCCATGTTCGACTTCAGCGAGAAGCTCAGCGCCCTCGAGCTCAGTGACGAGGAGCTGGGGCTCTTCACTGCCGTTGTCCTGGTCTCAGCAG ACCGCTCGGGCATGGAGGACACGGCATCggtggagcagctgcaggagacgCTGCTGCGGGCCCTGCGCGCCCTCGTGCTGAAGACGCGCCCGGCCGAGACCTCGCGTTTCACCAAACTGCTGCTGAAGCTGCCGGACCTGCGCACCCTCAACAACCTCCACTCCGAGAAGCTGCTCTCCTTCCGCATCGACGCCCAGTAG
- the THRA gene encoding thyroid hormone receptor alpha, with protein MEQKPSTLDPLSEPEDTRWLDGKRKRKSSQCLVKSSMSGYIPSYLDKDEQCVVCGDKATGYHYRCITCEGCKGFFRRTIQKNLHPTYSCKYDGCCVIDKITRNQCQLCRFKKCISVGMAMDLVLDDSKRVAKRKLIEENRERRRKEEMIKSLQHRPNPSAEEWELIHVVTEAHRSTNAQGSHWKQKRKFLPEDIGQSPMASMPDGDKVDLEAFSEFTKIITPAITRVVDFAKKLPMFSELPCEDQIILLKGCCMEIMSLRAAVRYDPESETLTLSGEMAVKREQLKNGGLGVVSDAIFDLGKSLSAFNLDDTEVALLQAVLLMSSDRTGLICVEKIEKCQETYLLAFEHYINYRKHNIPHFWPKLLMKVTDLRMIGACHASRFLHMKVECPTELFPPLFLEVFEDQEV; from the exons ATGGAACAGAAGCCCAGCACCCTGGACCCGCTGTCGGAGCCAGAGGACACCCG GTGGCTGGATGGGAAGCGCAAAAGAAAGAGCAGCCAATGTTTGGTGAAGAGCAGCATGTCAG GGTACATCCCTAGTTACCTGGACAAAGATGAACAGTGCGTGGTGTGCGGGGACAAGGCCACCGGCTACCACTACCGCTGCATCACCTGCGAGGGCTGCAAg GGATTTTTCCGTCGGACCATCCAGAAGAACTTGCACCCCACCTACTCCTGCAAATACGATGGGTGCTGCGTCATCGACAAGATCACCCGCAaccagtgccagctgtgccgcTTCAAGAAGTGCATCTCTGTGGGCATGGCCATGGACC TGGTGCTGGATGACTCCAAGCGGGTAGCCAAGAGGAAACTGATCGAGGAGaaccgggagcggcggcggaaGGAGGAGATGATCAAATCCCTGCAGCACCGCCCCAACCCCAGCGCCGAGGAGTGGGAGCTGATCCACGTTGTGACAGAAGCCCACCGCAGCACCAACGCCCAGGGCAGCCACTGGAAGCAGAAGCGGAAATTCCTG CCTGAGGACATCGGCCAGTCCCCTATGGCCTCCATGCCTGACGGGGACAAAGTCGACCTGGAGGCGTTCAGCGAGTTTACAAAAATCATCACCCCGGCCATCACCCGCGTGGTCGACTTTGCCAAAAAACTGCCCATGTTTTCAGAG ctgCCTTGTGAGGACCAGATCATCCTGCTGAAGGGGTGCTGCATGGAGATCATGTCGCTGCGGGCGGCCGTGCGCTACGACCCCGAGAGCGAGACGCTGACGCTGAGCGGGGAGATGGCGGTGAAACGGGAGCAGCTCAAGAACGGCGGCCTCGGCGTCGTCTCCGATGCCATCTTCGACCTGGGCAAGTCCCTCTCTGCCTTCAACCTGGATGACACCGAGGtggccctgctccaggctgtgctgctcatGTCCTCAG ACCGGACGGGGCTGATCTGCGTGGAGAAGATCGAGAAGTGCCAGGAGACCTATCTGCTGGCCTTTGAGCACTACATCAACTACCGCAAACACAACATTCCCCACTTCTGGCCCAAGCTGCTGATGAAGGTGACGGATCTGCGGATGATCGGCGCCTGCCACGCCAGCCGCTTCCTGCACATGAAGGTGGAGTGTCCCACCGAGCTCTTCCCCCCcctcttcctcgaggtcttCGAGGACCAGGAGGTGTAG